The following are encoded together in the Cherax quadricarinatus isolate ZL_2023a chromosome 37, ASM3850222v1, whole genome shotgun sequence genome:
- the LOC128703142 gene encoding zinc finger protein 551, protein MQPMKVPNINNTHECSVCLKNFVTKKYLVQHVRLHLQEKPYQCSECLKDFSCKSSLIRHMRVHSSENLYQCSECLKNFTCKSSLTSHMIVHSQEKPYQCSECLKNFSRKSHLIRHTKIHSQEKPYQCSECLKNFSRKSFLIRHMTVHSQEKPYQCSECIKSFSQKSTLMQHMTIHSQEKPYQCSECLKNFALKKYFISHMRVHSLEKPCQCSVCLKDFSCKSSLMKHIRIHSQEKPYQCSECLKGFSQKSYLSQHMRVHSQEKPFQCSECLKDFSCKSHLIQHMTVHSQEKPYQCSECLKNFSLKGNLIRHLRIHSQEKPFKCSECLKDFAQKSHLIQHMSVHSV, encoded by the coding sequence ATGCAGCCCATGAAAGTTCCTAATATAAACAACACACATGAGTGTTCAGTGTGTTTAAAAAACTTTGTTACAAAAAAATATCTTGTACAACATGTGAGACTTCATTtacaagaaaaaccatatcagtgttctgagTGTCTAAAAGACTTTTCATGTAAATCAAGTCTTATACGgcacatgagagttcattcaTCAGAAAATTTATAccagtgttcagaatgtttaaAAAACTTTACATGTAAATCAAGTCTAACATCACACATGATagttcattcacaagaaaaaccatatcagtgttctgagTGTTTAAAAAACTTTTCAAGAAAATCACATCTAATACGACACACAAAAAttcattcacaagaaaaaccatatcagtgttccgAGTGTCTAAAAAACTTTTCAAGAAAATCATTTCTAATACGACACATGACAGTTCATTCTCAAGAAAAACCATACCAGTGTTCAGAGTGTATAAAAAGCTTTTCACAAAAATCAACTCTTATGCAACACATGACAAttcattcacaagaaaaaccataccagtgttccgagtgtttaaaaaactttgctttaaaaaaatattttataagcCATATGAGAGTTCATTCACTAGAAAAACCttgtcagtgttcagtgtgtttaaAAGACTTTTCATGTAAATCAAGTCTAATGAAACATATCAGAAttcattcacaagaaaaaccatatcagtgttcagagtgtttaaaaggCTTTTCACAAAAATCATATCTTTCacaacacatgagagttcattcacaagaaaaaccatttcagtgttcagagtgtttgaaaGACTTTTCATGTAAATCACATCTAATACAACACATGACAGTTCATTctcaagaaaaaccatatcagtgttcagagtgtttaaaaaactttTCACTGAAAGGAAATCTAATAAGACACTTGAGAAttcattcacaagaaaaaccatTTAAGTGTTCAGAGTGCTTAAAAGATTTTGCACAGAAATCACATTTAATACAACACATGAGTGTTCATTCAGTATAG